Part of the Zhongshania aliphaticivorans genome, ATTGGCTATAGAACAATGGCAATGGTGAGCTAAGGGACGCGTGATAGTAGAGTGATTTTAGAGCGAGGAGTTCATTTTGGGGAATTGCGCGCCCCGAAAAACGGGGCGCAGAACCTTAAAAAGGTCTAGTTGTGAGCGTGTAGCATTTCATTAAGGGCAATTGCAGATTTGTTGGTTAAAACTTCAATTGCACCGTTTTTAGAGTTACGGCGGAATAATAGGTCAGACTGCCCAGAAAGCTCTCTGGCCTTTGTTGTGCCTGCAATCGTGCCATTTGCGTCAATCATGGTGATGATTGAACCAGCAGTAATGTACAGGCCTGCTTCGATAGTACAGCGATCTCCCAGCGGGATGCCAACACCTGCGTTTGCGCCAATAAGACACTCTTTGCCCACTGAGATAATAATATTATTACCACCTGATAACGTGCCCATTGTGGAGCAGCCACCTCCAAGGTCTGAGCCTGAGCCAACCATTACACCGGCAGATATACGCCCTTCAATCATACCGGGGCCTTCGGTGCCGGCGTTAAAGTTTACAAAGCCTTCGTGCATGATTGTTGTCCCTTCGCCCAAGTAAGCGCCAAGGCGTACACGTGCAGTGTGAGCTATACGCACACCCGTGGGGACAACGTAATTGGTCATTTTGGGGAATTTGTCCACAGACATCACTTCGAGCATCGCCCCTTTGAGACGGGCTTGCAGCTGTCGATCTTGGAGTTCGGCAATGTCTACGGCACCTTCGCTGGTCCAAGCCACATTGGGCAGCACGCCAAATAAGCCGGTCAAGTTAATGTTGTGAGGCTTAACAAGGCGATGAGATAGTAGGTGGAGCTTTAAATACCCCTCTGGTACTGAACTTGGAGCGTCGTCACTGCTGAGCATGGTAAGCAATAAAGGTTGGTTGCCGCTGGCAAGTTGTGCGGCAATAGCGGCTTGAGTGCTATCCGTGGCGGCAAGTGCTTCGGCAAGTTGCGCCATTTGTTCGTTGCTTATCGCAATGCTGGTATTGCCACTGAGCGGGGCAATCACGGTTTGAACTGCACTAATGAGTGCTGATGAAGGGGTTAATAGCGGACTTGGATAAAACGAGTCTAGCCATTCGCCTTTATTGTTTTGTGTGCCAAGGCCAAGGCCAAATGCAAAAGCTGCTTGTGTCATTACGATGTCTCTTGTGGTGAATTAAAGGGTGTGATGAGTGAACAACGCTTGATAATCTGCAGCCTTAAAGCCCAGATGCAAGCTGCTACCGGTGTCGAGTAAGGGGCGCTTCATCAACGTAGGGTGTTGAAGGAGTAGCTCAATGGCGCTGTCGATAGTGAGCGATTCACGTTGTTCATCGGATAGTTGTTTCCACGTTGTACTGCGCTTGTTAACCAAGGCAAGGCCGAGTTCTTGTGTCCAGCTTGTTAGCTGTGATGTGGTCAGCGGTGTGTCGCGAACATCATGGAAAAGATAGTCGACCTGGTGCTCTTCTAGCCAGCGTCTTGCTGAGCGAACTGTGTCGCAGTTTTTTATGCCGTAGAGGGTTGTGCTCATGGATATTCTCTTTATTGCTAAGGCTGAGAAAAATAAGCCCCGAAGGATAACAAATTCTCTTGTCCTGAGCACGGCACAAGCCTGCCCTTTATTGAGGCTCTGGCTAGGGTTTGTTCACAAGTTTTGGTTTTCTGCGGCGCGGGTAACAGCTTGTACAAATTTCGCATACTCGACCGTCGCAGCCCCGAGCGCTACAGAATTCGCGGCCATAGAAAATTATCTGTAAGTGCAATGCGTTCCATTTTTCTTTTGGAAATAGTGCTTTTAAATCTTTTTCGGTTTGCACTACATTTTTACCGTTGGTGAGTCCCCAGCGCTGGGCAAGACGGTGAATATGCGTGTCTACGGGAAAGGCTGGAACCCCAAATGCTTGAGACATAACCACGCCAGCGGTTTTGTGGCCAACGCCGGGAAGTGTTTCTAAGGCCGCCATATTTTGTGGTACTTCGCCCTTATATTTATCAACAAGAATTTCTGATAGGCGTTTTATCGCGCTGGATTTTTGCGGAGATAGACCGCATGGGCGAATTATGGCGCGAATAATTTCAACGTTCTGCTTTGCCATATCAAAGGGGTTGTCGGCTAGCTCGAACAAGGCGGGGGTGATTTGATTAACCCGCGCATCGGTACATTGAGCAGAAAGTAAGACCGCAACCAGCAGGGTGTAGGGGTCTTTGTGATCAAGAGGTACCGGCTGCTCTGGGTAGAGTTCTTGCAGGCGTTGAGCAATAAAGGCGGCTCGTTCTTTTTTTAACATGACTGATTACTGCTTATATTGTGTTCTTGAAGGCTTTCTACATAGGCTTTGATGCGTCGCGCTCCTTCTGCGCATTGCTCGGGTTCAGCGACCAGTGCCATACGTACGTAGTTGCTACCGGGGTTAAAGCCATCGACTTCTCTTGATAGGTAGCTACCGGGCAATACGGTGACATGCTGCTGGGCGAATAAGCCTCGTGCAAAATCCGTATCAGTGATCGGAGTCTTCGCCCAGAGATAGAATGATGCATCGGGCATGCTAACGTCTAAGCAGCCATCAAGTATGCTGAGGACTTCTTCAAATTTTTGCCGGTAAAGTGTCCTGTTTTCAATAACATGGAGTTCGTCGTTCCATGCTGCGATGCTGGCTAGCTGGTGTTGTATCGGCATCGCGCAGCCGTGGTAGGTGCGATATAACAGAAAATCTTTAAGTATGGCAGCGTCACCCGCGACAAAACCTGATCTAAGCCCTGGTAGGTTAGAACGTTTTGATAAGCTGTGAAATACCACGCAGCGATGATAGTCGTTGCGATTCATCTCGGCACAGGCTTGCAGAAGCCCTGGCGGTGGTTGGTCTTCATTAAAATACAGTTCTGAATAACATTCGTCGCTGGCAATTATAAAATCGTATTGGTCTGCCAGTGCGATCAATTTTTGCAGTTCTTCGCTACTCATTACCGCACCGCTTGGGTTGCCCGGCGTACAGATAAAGAGCAACTGACAGCGTTGCCATATTGAGGGGCTAACATTGTCAAAGTCGGGAATGAATCCGTTTTCTGTGCGGCACGCTAAAAACTCAGGTTGGGCTCCAGCAAGCAGTGCTGCTCCTTCATAAATTTGGTAGAAGGGGTTTGGGCTGCAGACCAGTGCGTCGGGGCCTGCGTTGACAACGGTTTGGGCGAAGGCAAAGAGGGCTTCACGGGTGCCGTTGACTGGTAGCACCTGAGTATCTGGGGCAAGTGCTGGTAATGCAAAGCGCTGGCAGGCCCAGTCTGAAATGGCCTGACGTAACGCTGGAAGGCCTTTGGTCGTTGGGTAATTACTTAGTTTGTCTAGGTTTTGAGTTATTGCGTCGCTGACAAATTGCGGTGATGCGTGCTTGGGTTCGCCGATAGAGAGGGCAATCGGTGACAGAGCCGGTGGGGCAATGCCATCGAATAAAGCTCTCAGTTTTTCAAATGGGTAGGCTTGTAATGAATGAAGGTGCTGATTCATAGTGTTTTGTTTTTGGCCTTTTTGTCTAGCTCTAGGCAGATAGCCCGCTGAATGTCTTCACAGAGCTTAGGGTCTTCGATAGGGCGTTGGTTTTCATCGGTAATAAAGAAAACATCTTCTACTCTTTCCCCTAGCGTGGCGATTTTTGCATTTTGTAGTTGTATGTGAAAATCGTTAAATATACGCGCTAAGCGTGCTAATAGACCCGGTCTGTCAGGGGTGATTACTTCCAGTACCGTTTGGCCTTTGTTTAAATCGGTGGTGATACTGGTACGGGTAGGAGTTGAAAATAAGCGCATTTGACGTGGAGTGCGGCGGTTGCCGGCAGAAAATTGCTCAGGATTTTCTAAGTGCTCACGCATAAATTCTATAATGTGCGCTATTCTGCTTGGGTTGTCGCCAATTGATTCTCCATCGGCACCTAATACGTAAAACGTGTCCAGTGTATAGCCGGTGCCACTGCTGTAAATACGGGCATCTTGAATACTTAAATCGAGTTGCTCCATGGCTTCTGCAAGTAAGGCAAATAAACCTACGCGAGCGCGAGTATGGACAAATATTTGGCTGACGCCTGCGTGGTCCAGCAAGCCACCTTCTTTAATTAAAACCACGGTCGCGTTGGCTTTAATACGGCTGGCAATGGCGCGGGTGTGCCAAACAATATCGTCGATTTGTTCACGGATAAAATAATCTTCGCCGGTGTCTGCCCAAAGTGTGCGTATTTCACTCTCGGTAAAGCCGTAATCTTCCAGTTTTTCTATGGCACCAAGCTGGGTTTCAGCTATCCACTCTTGTTTGTCGATGGGGTTTTCTAGGCCGCGTCGTAAGGCGCGCCTGGTTTCGGCGTAAAGTTGGCGCATCAGAGAGGCGCGCCATGAAGTCCAAAGTGTGGGGTTGGTGGCGTTGATATCAGCAACGGTTAGGCAGAACAAGTAGTCTAAATGCTGGATGTCACCCATGGTGAGTGCAAAGTCGCGGATAACTTCAGGATCTTGAATGTCCTTGCGCTGAGAGACGGATGACATTTCTAGGTGTTTTTCTACCAGCCAAGCCACAAGGTTGCCGTCACGCTTGTTTAAACCGATGTGCTCACAAAACTCTCTTGCATCAACCGCCCCTAGGCTGGAGTGGTCTCCACCTCGGCCTTTGGCTATATCGTGGAATAGCCCTGCTAAGTAGAGTAATTCTTGCTTGGGCAGGCGCTGCATTATACGGCAGGCCATGGGGAAGGTTTCTACCATGCTCGGGTAGCGAAAGCGGCTAATATTTTTGATTAATTCTAAGGTGTGGGCATCGACCGAATAAATATGGAATAGGTCGTGTTGCATTTGGCCGACAATCCCCGCAAAGGCTGGGATAAATTTATCGAGAATGCCAAAGCGACTCATGCGCCTTAGGTTGAGTGCTACGCGCTGGGGCGACTTTAGTAGCTCGAGAAAAAAACGTTTGTTTTTTGGGTCGTCTCGGAATTGTTGGTTGATTAAATGGTGGGATTTACGAATAAGCCGAATGGTGCTGGCCCGGACGCCGTCAATACCCTCATTGTTGGCCATTAATACAAAGATTTCCATCAATGCAGAAGGTGTTTTATTAAAGACCTTGGCATTGCACACTTCGATGTGGCCGTTACGTACGCGGAAACGACTGTTGATCTCAAAAACGGTTTCTGCCTCACAGGCGCGAAGTATGGTTTCGTCAAAATGCTGCATAAGTACATCATTGAGGGCACCAAGATGCATAACCCAGCGATAGTACTGCTGCATAAATTGTTCAACGGCAAGTTTGCCGTCACCATCGTTAAAGCCAAATTGTTCAGCTAGGGTGCGTTGATGGTCAAATAAAAGACGGTCTTCTTCTCGCCCAGCGAGTAAATGCAGTGCAAACCGGACTTTCCATAGAAAGTCTTGGCCTTCTTTAAGGGTATCTAGCTCTTCTTTACTTAAAAATTGGCGCTCGGCCAATTCATCAATGGACTGGGCTCCGAAATGACGCTTTACCACCCAGCCAATCATTTGAATGTCGCGAAGGCCACCTGGTGAGCTTTTGATATTGGGTTCTAAATTGTACTCGGAGTTTGCAAATTTACGGTGGCGAGTTATTTGTTCGTCCCACTTTGCCCGGAAGAAGTCGCTACTTGGCCAAATGTTGTCTGGGCCAACGTTGTCCATTAATTTTTCATGCAGGCTTGGGTTGCCTGCCAATGTGCGTGATTCCATCAGGTTAGTCGCCACCGTGATGTCTTCAGCGGCGGTCTGGCAGCATTCTTTTAGGGTGCGCACACTGTGGCCAATCTCTAAGTTGATATCCCAGAGTAAGGTGATTAAGCCTTCAATATTTTCTTGGTAGTCATGTTTGTCGTCGGTGGTGAGAATAAGGAGGTCAATATCTGAATAGGGGTGAAGCTCGCCTCGGCCATAGCCTCCAACGGCAATTAAGGCAATGTCATCGCCCCATTGATAACTGTGCCATATCCCTTGTAATAACTCGTCGACCCGCTGAGCGCGCAAGGTGACTAGGCTGCGAATATTTTCCTTGGCCTCAAAGCGTGCTTTAAGGTCCTCGGATAGTGTGTTGAGATATGATTTGTAGGTTTTGATAGATTGCCCCGGTGACGCTAGGGCATGAATGTCTGGGAGTGCGGCGTCGCTCATTTATAGCTCTCGGTAAAAAGGTTCGTCAGGGCGGGCGGTCAGGACTTCAACGCCGTCAGCGGTCACGGCCATGGTGTGTTCCCATTGTGCAGAAAGGCGGCGGTCTCGCGTGGTTACCGTCCAGCCATCCTTGGTGTTGAGCTTGGTTTGTTTTTTACCTGCATTGATCATGGGCTCAATCGTGAACGTCATGCCTTCTTTTAATACTAGGTCGTTGCGCCGGTTGTAGCCTTCGCCGTAGTGAAGCACTTGTGGGTCTTCGTGAAACACTAGACCAATACCGTGCCCGCAGTATTCTTCTACGACGCTGTAATGTTTGCCTCGGGCATGTTTGGCGATAATGGTTCCAATGTCGCTTAGGGTGCAACCAGGCTTCACAAGGGCGATGGCTTGATATAAGCACTCTTGAGTGACTTCGCAAAGGCGCTTAGCGTGTTCTGGCACATTGCCAACGTAGTACATACGATTGGTGTCGCCGTGCCAACCGTCTTTAATCACGGTGACGTCAATATTAAGAATATCGCCATCCTTTAAGATTTTCTTGTCCGATGGGATGCCGTGGCAGATGACCTCATTAACAGAGGTGCAAATAGATTTTGGAAAACCGTTGTAATTAAGTGGTGCTGGGATGGCATTTTGTACATCGATAATATAGTCGTGACATATTTTATCTAACTCACCGGTGCTAATGCCTGGCTTTACATATTGGGTGATCATTTCTAGCACGTCTGCGGCGAGTCGGCCGGCGATACGCATGGCGGCAATTTGGTCTGGTGTTTTGATACTAACATTCATAGTGCTTTACCGGTGTACAGTTGTGTCTGGCGATTTTAAGCCGGTCATTGTAAACCATCGCTTTATGGGTAGCTAAGGCATAGCGGAATTTTAGTGTTAAAAGCGGTTTATGCTTTATGTGGGTAGGTCTCTGTGGTATAAATACGCGCCCCAATAATGGCTCAATTTGTTATTGGACTAATGACGCGCAGAAATCGGCACGTAATCCCGGGTGCTTCAACGTAAGGTTGGGGTTGGGTTATGGGATCTCTGCAAGTTTGTAACCCGATGTTTATTAAGGAAATATCATGTCTCATGTAAGTATGCGTGAAATGCTGCAAGCCGGCGTTCACTTTGGTCACCAGACTCGTTACTGGAACCCAAAAATGGCTCCTTTCATTTTTGGTGCGCGTAACAAGATTCATATCATCAATTTGGAGCACACTGTTCCTGCGATGAACAGTGCGTTAGATGCTATTGCTAAAATGGCAGCAAACAAGAACAAAATCTTGTTTGTTGGTACTAAGCGTGCAGCTAGTAAAATTATTGGCGAGCAGGCAGCGCGTGCCGGCATGCCATTTGTTAGTCATCGTTGGTTGGGCGGTATGCTCACTAACTATAAAACTATTCGTCAATCTGTGCGTCGTTTGCGTGAGCTTGAAGCTCAGAGCCAAGACGGTACTTTTGACAAGTTGACCAAAAAAGAAGCGCTAATGCGTCGCCGTGATATGGAGAAGCTAGAGCGCTCTATTGGCGGTATTAAAGATATGTCTGGCTTGCCAGATGCGATGTTTGTTATTGACGTTGATCACGAGCGTATCGCTATTCAAGAAGCCAACAAATTGGGTATTCCAGTATTTGGTATTGTAGATACTAACAGCAACCCAGATGGCGTAGATTTCGTTATTCCTGGTAATGATGATGCGATCCGTGCAATTAAATTGTATGTGACTGCTGTTGCTGACGTGGCGATAAATGCTGCTGCAAATGACGTTGTTGCCAAAGACGAATTTGTGGAAGTTGAAGTTGCAGCGGAAGGCGAAAGCGCTGCCGAGTAATTTGGCCGCTAAGCAGTCTGCGAAAGGGGGCACGGCCCCCTTTTTTTGGATATTGACCGAGCAGGTGCACGATTTTGTATCTGATCTGGACTTGAGTTAACACACTTAAGGTAATTAAGAGGATTTTAGGATGGCTGTAACAGCATCAATGGTTAAAGAGCTTCGTGACCGTACTGGACTTGGCATGATGGAGTGTAAAAGAGCACTTAATGATGCTAATGGCGATATCGACTTGGCGATAGAAGAAATGCGCAAGTCTAGCGGTATGAAAGCAGCTAAAAAAGCGGGTCGTACTGCGGCAGATGGTGTAGTTAGCACGAAAGTTGCTGAAGATGGTAGTTATGGTGTTGCTGTTGAAGTTAACAGTGAAACTGATTTCGTTGCTCGTGATGAAGGTTTTCTCGCATTTGTAGCTAAGGTTGTTGATAAGGCCTTTACCACCAAGGCTACGGATGTTGCTGAGCTGATGAATGGTGAGTTAGAAGCGGCGCGTGAAGCCTTGGTTCAGAAAATTGGCGAAAATATCTCTGTTCGTCGTTCATTAGTTGTTAGCGCCGAAGACGGTGTGGTTGACAGCTATGTGCACTCTAATAATCGCATTGCGGTATTGGTAGCACTGAAAGGTGGCGACGCAGAATTAGCGCGTGATGTTGCAATGCATGTTGCTGCGGTTAACCCTCGTGTTGCAAAGTCTGCGGATATGCCAGAAGAAGAAATTCTGAAAGAACGTGAGATCTTCACTGCGCAAGCGGCAGAAAGTGGTAAGCCGGCAGAAATTATTGAAAAGATGATTGAAGGCCGTATTCGCAAGTTCCTGTCTGAAAATTCGCTAGTTGACCAAGCTTTTGTTAAAGAGCCTGAGTTAACTGTAGGGAAATTGCTGAAAAATAATAACGCCGATATCCAAACGTTTGTTCGTTTTGAGGTAGGTGAAGGTATTGAGAAAGAAGAAGTGGACTTTGCCGCCGAGGTGGCTGCTCAGCTGAAAGGCTAAGCCACTAAGTTTGCGGGGCCTTCGGGCCCCGCTTTACTTTAGGCGATATGCAGATGTCTTTATAATATCGTGTAATGTGGTGAGGTAAGAGAATGTCTAGCCAAAGTCGGGATAAGAAATACAAGCGCATACTACTGAAGTTAAGTGGTGAGGCTTTGATGGGTGGTCTGGGGTTTGGTATTGACCCTAAGGTGTTAGACCGAATGGCGCTTGAAGTCGGTCAATTGGTTGGCATTGGTGTTCAGGTTGGTTTGGTTGTAGGTGGCGGGAATTTATTTCGCGGTGCCGCGTTGCAAACAGCTGGCTTAGATCGAGTGACTGGCGATCACATGGGTATGCTGGCAACCGTCATGAATGCCTTGGCGCTTCGTGATGCTCTAGAGCGCAGTAATATCAAATCATCTGTCATGTCTGCAATACCCATGAGTGGGGTTGTTGATCATTATGATCGCCGCAAGGCAATTCGCGCGCTTTCACGCGGTGAGGTAGTGATATTTGCTGCCGGTACGGGGAATCCATTTTTTACAACTGATTCTGCAGCGTGTTTACGCGGTATTGAGGTTGATGCGGATTTGGTATTGAAGGCAACAAAAGTAGACGGCGTTTACAGCGCAGATCCGATGCGCGATCCAGATGCGGTGAAATATGACTATCTAAGCTATGATGAAGTATTGGATAAAAAGCTCGAAGTTATGGATTTGACTGCGATCTGTTTATGTCGTGACCATAAAATGCCATTGCGTGTATTTGCCATGGAGCAACAGGGCGCGCTATTGAATATTGTGGTAGGTGGCGAAGAGGGAACTCTAGTCGGTGCCTCTGCAACCCGCGAGGAGAAACGTCATGATAAATGAGTTAAAAGATGACGCTAAACAGCGTATGGCTAAGACTATCGAGGCCTTGGGCACCAATTTTAATAAGATTCGCACGGGGCGTGCTCACCCCAGCCTATTAGATGGCTTAAGAGTATCGTATTACGGCACTGATACGCCGCTATCCCAGTTGGCGAATATTGGTGTTGAAGATGCGAGAACATTGACGGTTACGCCATGGGAAAAAAATATTGTCCCTGATGTCGAAAAAGCGATTATGAAGTCTGATCTCGGTTTGAATCCAAGTACGGCTGGTAGTGTTATTCGTATACCAATGCCCATGCTGACTGAAGAGACCCGTAAAGGCTATATAAAGCAGGCTCGTCAAGAGGCAGAGAGTGCGCGGGTTTCAATTCGCAATGCACGCCGCGACGTGTTGTCAGATGTTAAAGAGCTGCTCAAAGAGAAAGATATTAGCGAAGATGAAGAGCGTCGCGCGCAGGATGATGTGCAAAAAATAACTGATCAGTTTATTGCTGAAGTTGATAAAGCACTGGTGGCTAAAGAAGCCGACCTGATGGAAATCTAAGCGGCGAGCAGACTTGTTTCGATGGCAGTATCAACGCGGGAATCCGCGCCAATAAGTGTTCCACGACATGTTGCCATTATCATGGATGGCAACAATCGTTGGGCTAAGCAGCAGGGCTTGAAATCGTCTGCGGGACACCGAGCCGGTGTTGAAGTGATCCGGCCCTTATTAAAGAAAACGCGTGAGCGAGGTGTCGAAATCGTCACCTTGTTTGCGTTTTCTAGTGAGAATTGGCAGCGTCCAACCCTCGAAGTTCAAGCCCTAATGCGGCTGTTTTCAAGTTATCTCGATAGTGAAACCAAGCAGTTACACGCTGACGGTGTGCGAATGCGCTTTATTGGTGAGCGTGACCAGTTCTCTGCTGCATTGCGCAAGCAAATGGATTACAGCGAGCAGTTAACCCGCTTTAATCGTGAAACGCAGTTGGTGATTGCAGTCGATTATGGTGGCCAGTGGGATATTGTGAGCGCTGCTAAAGCACTAGCTGAAAAAGTTAAGGCGGGGGAGCTGGCTACTGATGAATTCAGTGTTGAACTCTTCGATAGACACCTCGCGCTTGCTGACGTACCTAAGCCTGATCTTTGTATACGTACCGCAGGCGAGCAGCGTATCAGCAATTTCTTGTTATGGCAGCTGGCGTACAGCGAGCTATATTTCACCGATTGTTTTTGGCCTGATTTTGACGCACAAGAGTTAGATAAAGCCCTTGCCGCTTACGCACAAAGAGATAGGCGATTTGGTGGCAGAGATAGTGATAATAACGAAGAAGCTCCGGAGTAGGGGAATGAGTTTATGCTAAAGCAGCGGATCATCACCGCAGTGTTGATCGTTGTCGCGTTGTTGGCTTCTTTGGCATTCTTGCCATTGATGGGGTTGTCCGTGTTATTTGCCCTGATTGTGTTGCTGGCAGCCTGGGAATGGTCTGATCTTAGTGGCTTATCTTCCCGCGTGTCACGTTTCTCGTATGTTGTGGTGTGCGGCGCCTTAATGTTGGCTGCGGCATGGCAGGCCAGTTTGTTTAGTGACGTTAATAAAGAAGAAGTCAAAAATATTGTTTCAGCCGGCAGCGTGTGGTGGGCGATTGCCCTACTTTGGGTTAAATCGTATCCACAGAGTGCAAGCTTATGGGGTTCTCAGTGGATGAGGGCGTTTATGGGCTTGATGGTGTTGGTGCCCGCTTGGCTAGCCCTCTGTTACATGCGTAGCTTAGACGGTGGTGTGTGGTTAATTCTGGCGGTGGTTGGTCTTGTTGCTTCGGCGGATATTGGTGCCTACTTTGTTGGCCGTGCATTTGGTAAAGCTAAGCTTGCTCCGGCAGTGAGCCCAGGAAAATCATGGGCGGGATTTTGGGGTGGGGTAGCATGTAGTACAGCCCTCTCTGCTCTGCTGTGGTTTGTATTAGCGCGCTTGGCACCTGCAGCAATTCCGACGGGCTTACTGCCCTTGCTTTGTTTAGTTACCATCACCGTATTAGCTTCAGTGCTTGGGGATCTGCTGGAAAGTATGGTTAAGCGTCATCGGGGAATAAAAGATAGCGGACAGTTGTTGCCCGGTCACGGCGGCATTATGGATCGAGTGGATAGTATTACCGCTGCCGCCCCAGTGTTTGCATTAGGCTTGATTGCAACGGGATGGGTGTGATGCAGTCTGTTGCAGTGCTGGGCTCTACCGGCTCTATCGGCGTTAGTACCCTCGATGTACTGGCGAGGCATCCTGAACGTTATAGCGTTTACGCCTTAACCGCTAATCGCAGTTTGGATGCGTTATTCCAGCAGGTTGAAATGTTTTCACCTCACTTTGCCGTTGTCGCTGATACGAGTTTAGCGTCTAAATTTTCTGAGCGGATTGCGGAGGCGGGCTTATCAACTGAAGTGCTTAGTGGCGAGGAAGGACTTTGCAGGGTTGCTAGCCAAGCCGATGTGACGATGGCGGCAATAGTTGGTGCAGCAGGGTTGATGCCAACTATGGCAGCAGTAGAGGCTGGGAAAAAGGTTTTGTTAGCAAATAAAGAAGCGCTAGTCATGGCCGGCCCTCTCTTTATGGAGGCCGTTCAGCGTTATGGGGCAACCTTGCTGCCAATTGATAGCGAGCACAATGCTATTTTTCAGTGTTTGCCCGCGGCAGGTCAAGCAGCTGAAAAGGTTGGTCTCGCCTCAAAAGGTGTGCAGCGTATTTTGTTAACCGGCTCGGGCGGACCCTTTCGTGCCACGCCGTTAGCAGAACTGGCCGAAGTAACACCTGATCAAGCTTGTGCCCACCCTAATTGGTCTATGGGTCGGAAAATTTCAGTTGATTCAGCGACTATGATGAACAAAGGCTTAGAGTTAATTGAGGCCTGTTGGTTATTTCATACAGATGCTGCGAATATTGATATTATTGTTCATCCGCAGAGTGTTATTCACTCGATGGTTGAGTATATTGACGGCTCGGTATTGGCGCAGCTTGGAAATCCAGATATGCGTACACCCATCGCTCATGCATTGGCTTGGCCAGAGCGCATTGCGTCCGGTGTTGCGGGATTAGATATTATTACTCAAGCTCGCTTGGATTTTGAAGCTCCCGACGAAGTGCGCTTTCCGTGTTTACGATTGGCGCGGGAGGCGGCATTAAGAGCTGGAACGGCGCCGGCTGTCTTAAATGCGGCTAATGAGGTGGCTGTTGATGCATTCCTCAATGGTCACTTAAGTTTTGTTAGTATACCGGTGGTGATTGAAGAGGTAATGGGGCAGGTAGAAATTGTTGAACCCCATTCACTCCGCGATGTCCAAAATGCGGATCAGCAATCTCGCGCTTGTGCGATGGATATTATTGCTAAAAAATTTACTTAAGTAATTGATAAATAGAAACTTGGATATGGCCTATTTTATAGGTCGTGGTGCGCGATAGGGCGAAAAACTTGCTAGATATACTGCAAACTATTTTTGTGACACTGCTAACCTTAGCTATTTTGGTTGCGGTGCATGAGTTCGGCCATTTTTGGGTGGCACGACGTTGTGGCGTAAAGGTTTTACGTTTCTCCGTTGGCTTTGGTAAGCCCCTTCTATCGTGGTCTGACCGCAGCGGGACCGAATATGTGGTAGCGGGAATTCCGCTTGGTGGTTATGTAAAGATGCTCGATGAGCGTGAAGGCCCCGTTCCTGACGACTTGCTGGATCAAGCTTTTAATCGTGCTTCGCCCCGATCACGTATTGCCATTGCTGCCGCTGGTCCTTTGGCAAATTTTCTCCTAGCCATTTTTGTTTATTGGCTTGTGTTTTTGAATGGCGTTAG contains:
- the ispC gene encoding 1-deoxy-D-xylulose-5-phosphate reductoisomerase translates to MQSVAVLGSTGSIGVSTLDVLARHPERYSVYALTANRSLDALFQQVEMFSPHFAVVADTSLASKFSERIAEAGLSTEVLSGEEGLCRVASQADVTMAAIVGAAGLMPTMAAVEAGKKVLLANKEALVMAGPLFMEAVQRYGATLLPIDSEHNAIFQCLPAAGQAAEKVGLASKGVQRILLTGSGGPFRATPLAELAEVTPDQACAHPNWSMGRKISVDSATMMNKGLELIEACWLFHTDAANIDIIVHPQSVIHSMVEYIDGSVLAQLGNPDMRTPIAHALAWPERIASGVAGLDIITQARLDFEAPDEVRFPCLRLAREAALRAGTAPAVLNAANEVAVDAFLNGHLSFVSIPVVIEEVMGQVEIVEPHSLRDVQNADQQSRACAMDIIAKKFT